AGGCCGAACATGATCACAGGCTAGCCGGTCGGTGCCCGATCTCCGCCCGATCTCCGTCGGCGCGCAGGCTACCGTCAGCCGCGACCCCCGTCCGGTGCCTGCGCGGACAGGGCGTCGGTCGGGTGCGCGGCCGCGGGCCGATACCCTGGGGACCCGGAAGAGGGAGGTGCCGCGTGTCCGACCAGGAGACCGGGTGGAAGTTCGCCGAGGACGTCGTCGTCGAGGACGAGCACATCGCCCTGGCCCGCCAGCACTCCCGCGAGCTCGGCATCGAGGCCGTCTCCCCCGCCGTCGGCGCCCAGCTCTCGCTCCTGGCCGTGGCGACGCGCGCCACCAGCGTCATCGAGATCGGGACGGGCGCCGGCGTGTCCGGCCTCTGCATCTTCCGCGGCGCACCGCGGGCCGTCCTCACGAGCATCGACGTGGAGTTCGACCACCAGCAGGCCGCGCGGGAGATCCTCGCCGACGCGGAGGTGCCCGCGAACCGCGTGCGCCTCATCACGGGCCGCGCGCTCGACGTGCTGCCGCGCATGAGCGACGCGAGCTACGACCTCGTCCTGGTGGACGCGGATCCCGCCCAGGTCATCGAGTACGTGGAGCACGGGCTGCGGCTCGCGCGCACGGGCGGACTCGTCCTCGTGCCGCACGGGCTCTGGCGGGGCCGCGTGCAGAACCCCGCGGCGCGCGACGCGCAGACCGCCGCGTTCCGCACGCTGGTGCAGGAGACGGCCGGG
The nucleotide sequence above comes from Clavibacter sp. B3I6. Encoded proteins:
- a CDS encoding O-methyltransferase, producing the protein MSDQETGWKFAEDVVVEDEHIALARQHSRELGIEAVSPAVGAQLSLLAVATRATSVIEIGTGAGVSGLCIFRGAPRAVLTSIDVEFDHQQAAREILADAEVPANRVRLITGRALDVLPRMSDASYDLVLVDADPAQVIEYVEHGLRLARTGGLVLVPHGLWRGRVQNPAARDAQTAAFRTLVQETAGSGAVVAALSPAGDGLLQIAKTGR